A part of Neodiprion pinetum isolate iyNeoPine1 chromosome 4, iyNeoPine1.2, whole genome shotgun sequence genomic DNA contains:
- the oys gene encoding lysophospholipid acyltransferase 6 isoform X3 — MGVSSADVYYDGSRAFTWLADLAGLPIDQMNFLVTQFSALGLAALLRSSLSPRAVSPATRHAFGLVLGLFFGYFSFGKHAVHLAGLPALCYVVMRTHNPRSVQRKMPTALEYFAYVLHFQALMAGPVIFYRDYIDFIGGHNIYGSKTLAGYTDKNLNSNEIVLEPSPRLVVVKKVLASCICAVIFVSFIPSFPIQKIKEDDFIENTTLGYKVGFLMVSTMLVRFKYYHAWLFADAICNNSGLGFNGYNVDGTARWDLISNVNVLKFETALSLRDSIEQWNKGTNRWLRMIVYERIKTHSTILTYALSALWHGFYPGYYLTFAGGALFTFAARSIRRHVRPYFLGSNASKLFYDTLTFVTTRVFMAYVTFSFILLEFYPSIRLYLHMYLAPHISALAVLILLPKLSGLMRHQKITTAAAAAAAPDISTKKHISNGHGGPVTERMAHVAHLAQKAQ, encoded by the exons ATGGGTGTGTCGAGTGCGGATGTTTATTACGACGGCTCGCGAGCCTTCACGTGGCTCGCCGACCTGGCCGGCCTCCCGATTGACCAG aTGAACTTCCTGGTGACGCAATTCTCAGCACTGGGACTAGCTGCCTTGTTGAGGTCTTCGCTGAGCCCACGAGCCGTTAGTCCCGCCACAAGGCATGCCTTCGGCTTGGTTCTCGGCCTCTTCTTTGGTTACTTCAGTTTCGGCAA GCATGCGGTGCATTTGGCGGGACTTCCGGCTCTCTGCTACGTCGTCATGCGGACTCATAATCCTCGCAGTGTGCAAAG AAAAATGCCGACGGCCCTTGAGTATTTCGCTTACGTATTACACTTTCAAGCGTTGATGGCTGGTCCGGTGATTTTCTACCGCGACTACATTGATTTTATCGGAGGTCACAACATTTATGGCTCAAAAACATTAGCA gGCTACACGGACAAGAATTTGAACAGTAACGAGATCGTCTTGGAACCTTCGCCACGTTTAGTTGTGGTAAAGAAGGTTCTCGCCAGCTGTATTTGTGCTGTAATATTTGTCTCTTTCATACCATCGTTTCCGATACAAAAAATCAAAG AGGATGACTTTATTGAGAATACGACCCTCGGTTACAAGGTGGGCTTTCTCATGGTGTCCACGATGCTTGTTCGCTTCAAGTACTATCACGCGTGGCTCTTTGCTGACGCCATATGCAACAATTCGGGCCTCGGCTTCAATGGTTACAATGTCGACGGCACCGCGCGCTGGGACCTGATTTCGAACGTCAACGTACTTAAGTTCGAA ACCGCGCTTAGCCTGAGGGACAGCATAGAGCAGTGGAACAAGGGTACCAATCGGTGGCTACGCATGATCGTTTACGAAAGGATCAAAACACACAGCACCATCCTCACCTACGCATTGTCCGCTCTATGGCACGGTTTTTATCCTGGCTACTACCTCACTTTCGCTGGAGGGGCGTTATTCACCTTCGCAGCGCGATCC ATACGGCGTCACGTTCGACCTTACTTCCTCGGATCGAATGCTTCCAAGCTGTTTTACGATACGCTTACTTTCGTCACAACTCGAGTTTTCATGGCTTACGTCACCTTCAGCTTCATTCTACTCGAGTTCTACCCCAGTATTAGACTGTATCT ACACATGTACCTTGCCCCGCACATTTCGGCACTGGCAGTTCTAATTCTTTTGCCGAAATTGTCGGGGCTAATGCGGCATCAGAAGATTACCACTGCTGCCGCTGCAGCTGCAGCCCCGGACATTTCTacaaaaaaacatatttcgaATGGTCACGGCGGGCCGGTTACTGAGCGCATGGCTCACGTTGCCCACCTTGCACAAAAGGCTCAGTGA
- the oys gene encoding lysophospholipid acyltransferase 6 isoform X4: MGVSSADVYYDGSRAFTWLADLAGLPIDQMNFLVTQFSALGLAALLRSSLSPRAVSPATRHAFGLVLGLFFGYFSFGKHAVHLAGLPALCYVVMRTHNPRSVQRAVLFVALLYLSCIHFHRQVYDYGSYTLDITGPLMVITQKVTSLAYSVHDGMTRKEEELTPSQRYHAVKKMPTALEYFAYVLHFQALMAGPVIFYRDYIDFIGGHNIYGSKTLAGYTDKNLNSNEIVLEPSPRLVVVKKVLASCICAVIFVSFIPSFPIQKIKEDDFIENTTLGYKVGFLMVSTMLVRFKYYHAWLFADAICNNSGLGFNGYNVDGTARWDLISNVNVLKFETALSLRDSIEQWNKGTNRWLRMIVYERIKTHSTILTYALSALWHGFYPGYYLTFAGGALFTFAARSSNISSTCYGHRNNTVVSARSVGEDEDHPTHDG, encoded by the exons ATGGGTGTGTCGAGTGCGGATGTTTATTACGACGGCTCGCGAGCCTTCACGTGGCTCGCCGACCTGGCCGGCCTCCCGATTGACCAG aTGAACTTCCTGGTGACGCAATTCTCAGCACTGGGACTAGCTGCCTTGTTGAGGTCTTCGCTGAGCCCACGAGCCGTTAGTCCCGCCACAAGGCATGCCTTCGGCTTGGTTCTCGGCCTCTTCTTTGGTTACTTCAGTTTCGGCAA GCATGCGGTGCATTTGGCGGGACTTCCGGCTCTCTGCTACGTCGTCATGCGGACTCATAATCCTCGCAGTGTGCAAAG GGCTGTCCTTTTCGTCGCACttctttatctctcctgcatACATTTTCACCGCCAAGTATACGACTACGGTTCTTACACCCTAGACATAACAG GTCCGCTGATGGTGATAACACAAAAGGTAACGAGCCTTGCCTACAGCGTCCACGACGGAATGACACGCAAGGAAGAGGAACTCACTCCCTCGCAGCGATATCACGCCGTCAA AAAAATGCCGACGGCCCTTGAGTATTTCGCTTACGTATTACACTTTCAAGCGTTGATGGCTGGTCCGGTGATTTTCTACCGCGACTACATTGATTTTATCGGAGGTCACAACATTTATGGCTCAAAAACATTAGCA gGCTACACGGACAAGAATTTGAACAGTAACGAGATCGTCTTGGAACCTTCGCCACGTTTAGTTGTGGTAAAGAAGGTTCTCGCCAGCTGTATTTGTGCTGTAATATTTGTCTCTTTCATACCATCGTTTCCGATACAAAAAATCAAAG AGGATGACTTTATTGAGAATACGACCCTCGGTTACAAGGTGGGCTTTCTCATGGTGTCCACGATGCTTGTTCGCTTCAAGTACTATCACGCGTGGCTCTTTGCTGACGCCATATGCAACAATTCGGGCCTCGGCTTCAATGGTTACAATGTCGACGGCACCGCGCGCTGGGACCTGATTTCGAACGTCAACGTACTTAAGTTCGAA ACCGCGCTTAGCCTGAGGGACAGCATAGAGCAGTGGAACAAGGGTACCAATCGGTGGCTACGCATGATCGTTTACGAAAGGATCAAAACACACAGCACCATCCTCACCTACGCATTGTCCGCTCTATGGCACGGTTTTTATCCTGGCTACTACCTCACTTTCGCTGGAGGGGCGTTATTCACCTTCGCAGCGCGATCC TCGAACATCAGTTCCACGTGCTATGGACATCGAAACAACACAGTCGTCTCTGCTCGCTCCGTTGGCGAGGACGAGGACCACCCTACACATGATGGTTGA
- the oys gene encoding lysophospholipid acyltransferase 6 isoform X1 yields the protein MGVSSADVYYDGSRAFTWLADLAGLPIDQMNFLVTQFSALGLAALLRSSLSPRAVSPATRHAFGLVLGLFFGYFSFGKHAVHLAGLPALCYVVMRTHNPRSVQRAVLFVALLYLSCIHFHRQVYDYGSYTLDITGPLMVITQKVTSLAYSVHDGMTRKEEELTPSQRYHAVKKMPTALEYFAYVLHFQALMAGPVIFYRDYIDFIGGHNIYGSKTLAGYTDKNLNSNEIVLEPSPRLVVVKKVLASCICAVIFVSFIPSFPIQKIKEDDFIENTTLGYKVGFLMVSTMLVRFKYYHAWLFADAICNNSGLGFNGYNVDGTARWDLISNVNVLKFETALSLRDSIEQWNKGTNRWLRMIVYERIKTHSTILTYALSALWHGFYPGYYLTFAGGALFTFAARSIRRHVRPYFLGSNASKLFYDTLTFVTTRVFMAYVTFSFILLEFYPSIRLYLHMYLAPHISALAVLILLPKLSGLMRHQKITTAAAAAAAPDISTKKHISNGHGGPVTERMAHVAHLAQKAQ from the exons ATGGGTGTGTCGAGTGCGGATGTTTATTACGACGGCTCGCGAGCCTTCACGTGGCTCGCCGACCTGGCCGGCCTCCCGATTGACCAG aTGAACTTCCTGGTGACGCAATTCTCAGCACTGGGACTAGCTGCCTTGTTGAGGTCTTCGCTGAGCCCACGAGCCGTTAGTCCCGCCACAAGGCATGCCTTCGGCTTGGTTCTCGGCCTCTTCTTTGGTTACTTCAGTTTCGGCAA GCATGCGGTGCATTTGGCGGGACTTCCGGCTCTCTGCTACGTCGTCATGCGGACTCATAATCCTCGCAGTGTGCAAAG GGCTGTCCTTTTCGTCGCACttctttatctctcctgcatACATTTTCACCGCCAAGTATACGACTACGGTTCTTACACCCTAGACATAACAG GTCCGCTGATGGTGATAACACAAAAGGTAACGAGCCTTGCCTACAGCGTCCACGACGGAATGACACGCAAGGAAGAGGAACTCACTCCCTCGCAGCGATATCACGCCGTCAA AAAAATGCCGACGGCCCTTGAGTATTTCGCTTACGTATTACACTTTCAAGCGTTGATGGCTGGTCCGGTGATTTTCTACCGCGACTACATTGATTTTATCGGAGGTCACAACATTTATGGCTCAAAAACATTAGCA gGCTACACGGACAAGAATTTGAACAGTAACGAGATCGTCTTGGAACCTTCGCCACGTTTAGTTGTGGTAAAGAAGGTTCTCGCCAGCTGTATTTGTGCTGTAATATTTGTCTCTTTCATACCATCGTTTCCGATACAAAAAATCAAAG AGGATGACTTTATTGAGAATACGACCCTCGGTTACAAGGTGGGCTTTCTCATGGTGTCCACGATGCTTGTTCGCTTCAAGTACTATCACGCGTGGCTCTTTGCTGACGCCATATGCAACAATTCGGGCCTCGGCTTCAATGGTTACAATGTCGACGGCACCGCGCGCTGGGACCTGATTTCGAACGTCAACGTACTTAAGTTCGAA ACCGCGCTTAGCCTGAGGGACAGCATAGAGCAGTGGAACAAGGGTACCAATCGGTGGCTACGCATGATCGTTTACGAAAGGATCAAAACACACAGCACCATCCTCACCTACGCATTGTCCGCTCTATGGCACGGTTTTTATCCTGGCTACTACCTCACTTTCGCTGGAGGGGCGTTATTCACCTTCGCAGCGCGATCC ATACGGCGTCACGTTCGACCTTACTTCCTCGGATCGAATGCTTCCAAGCTGTTTTACGATACGCTTACTTTCGTCACAACTCGAGTTTTCATGGCTTACGTCACCTTCAGCTTCATTCTACTCGAGTTCTACCCCAGTATTAGACTGTATCT ACACATGTACCTTGCCCCGCACATTTCGGCACTGGCAGTTCTAATTCTTTTGCCGAAATTGTCGGGGCTAATGCGGCATCAGAAGATTACCACTGCTGCCGCTGCAGCTGCAGCCCCGGACATTTCTacaaaaaaacatatttcgaATGGTCACGGCGGGCCGGTTACTGAGCGCATGGCTCACGTTGCCCACCTTGCACAAAAGGCTCAGTGA
- the oys gene encoding lysophospholipid acyltransferase 6 isoform X2, which yields MGVSSADVYYDGSRAFTWLADLAGLPIDQMNFLVTQFSALGLAALLRSSLSPRAVSPATRHAFGLVLGLFFGYFSFGKHAVHLAGLPALCYVVMRTHNPRSVQRAVLFVALLYLSCIHFHRQVYDYGSYTLDITGPLMVITQKVTSLAYSVHDGMTRKEEELTPSQRYHAVKKMPTALEYFAYVLHFQALMAGPVIFYRDYIDFIGGHNIYGSKTLAGYTDKNLNSNEIVLEPSPRLVVVKKVLASCICAVIFVSFIPSFPIQKIKEDDFIENTTLGYKVGFLMVSTMLVRFKYYHAWLFADAICNNSGLGFNGYNVDGTARWDLISNVNVLKFETALSLRDSIEQWNKGTNRWLRMIVYERIKTHSTILTYALSALWHGFYPGYYLTFAGGALFTFAARSTHVPCPAHFGTGSSNSFAEIVGANAASEDYHCCRCSCSPGHFYKKTYFEWSRRAGY from the exons ATGGGTGTGTCGAGTGCGGATGTTTATTACGACGGCTCGCGAGCCTTCACGTGGCTCGCCGACCTGGCCGGCCTCCCGATTGACCAG aTGAACTTCCTGGTGACGCAATTCTCAGCACTGGGACTAGCTGCCTTGTTGAGGTCTTCGCTGAGCCCACGAGCCGTTAGTCCCGCCACAAGGCATGCCTTCGGCTTGGTTCTCGGCCTCTTCTTTGGTTACTTCAGTTTCGGCAA GCATGCGGTGCATTTGGCGGGACTTCCGGCTCTCTGCTACGTCGTCATGCGGACTCATAATCCTCGCAGTGTGCAAAG GGCTGTCCTTTTCGTCGCACttctttatctctcctgcatACATTTTCACCGCCAAGTATACGACTACGGTTCTTACACCCTAGACATAACAG GTCCGCTGATGGTGATAACACAAAAGGTAACGAGCCTTGCCTACAGCGTCCACGACGGAATGACACGCAAGGAAGAGGAACTCACTCCCTCGCAGCGATATCACGCCGTCAA AAAAATGCCGACGGCCCTTGAGTATTTCGCTTACGTATTACACTTTCAAGCGTTGATGGCTGGTCCGGTGATTTTCTACCGCGACTACATTGATTTTATCGGAGGTCACAACATTTATGGCTCAAAAACATTAGCA gGCTACACGGACAAGAATTTGAACAGTAACGAGATCGTCTTGGAACCTTCGCCACGTTTAGTTGTGGTAAAGAAGGTTCTCGCCAGCTGTATTTGTGCTGTAATATTTGTCTCTTTCATACCATCGTTTCCGATACAAAAAATCAAAG AGGATGACTTTATTGAGAATACGACCCTCGGTTACAAGGTGGGCTTTCTCATGGTGTCCACGATGCTTGTTCGCTTCAAGTACTATCACGCGTGGCTCTTTGCTGACGCCATATGCAACAATTCGGGCCTCGGCTTCAATGGTTACAATGTCGACGGCACCGCGCGCTGGGACCTGATTTCGAACGTCAACGTACTTAAGTTCGAA ACCGCGCTTAGCCTGAGGGACAGCATAGAGCAGTGGAACAAGGGTACCAATCGGTGGCTACGCATGATCGTTTACGAAAGGATCAAAACACACAGCACCATCCTCACCTACGCATTGTCCGCTCTATGGCACGGTTTTTATCCTGGCTACTACCTCACTTTCGCTGGAGGGGCGTTATTCACCTTCGCAGCGCGATCC ACACATGTACCTTGCCCCGCACATTTCGGCACTGGCAGTTCTAATTCTTTTGCCGAAATTGTCGGGGCTAATGCGGCATCAGAAGATTACCACTGCTGCCGCTGCAGCTGCAGCCCCGGACATTTCTacaaaaaaacatatttcgaATGGTCACGGCGGGCCGGTTACTGA
- the oys gene encoding lysophospholipid acyltransferase 6 isoform X5, which translates to MRTHNPRSVQRAVLFVALLYLSCIHFHRQVYDYGSYTLDITGPLMVITQKVTSLAYSVHDGMTRKEEELTPSQRYHAVKKMPTALEYFAYVLHFQALMAGPVIFYRDYIDFIGGHNIYGSKTLAGYTDKNLNSNEIVLEPSPRLVVVKKVLASCICAVIFVSFIPSFPIQKIKEDDFIENTTLGYKVGFLMVSTMLVRFKYYHAWLFADAICNNSGLGFNGYNVDGTARWDLISNVNVLKFETALSLRDSIEQWNKGTNRWLRMIVYERIKTHSTILTYALSALWHGFYPGYYLTFAGGALFTFAARSIRRHVRPYFLGSNASKLFYDTLTFVTTRVFMAYVTFSFILLEFYPSIRLYLHMYLAPHISALAVLILLPKLSGLMRHQKITTAAAAAAAPDISTKKHISNGHGGPVTERMAHVAHLAQKAQ; encoded by the exons ATGCGGACTCATAATCCTCGCAGTGTGCAAAG GGCTGTCCTTTTCGTCGCACttctttatctctcctgcatACATTTTCACCGCCAAGTATACGACTACGGTTCTTACACCCTAGACATAACAG GTCCGCTGATGGTGATAACACAAAAGGTAACGAGCCTTGCCTACAGCGTCCACGACGGAATGACACGCAAGGAAGAGGAACTCACTCCCTCGCAGCGATATCACGCCGTCAA AAAAATGCCGACGGCCCTTGAGTATTTCGCTTACGTATTACACTTTCAAGCGTTGATGGCTGGTCCGGTGATTTTCTACCGCGACTACATTGATTTTATCGGAGGTCACAACATTTATGGCTCAAAAACATTAGCA gGCTACACGGACAAGAATTTGAACAGTAACGAGATCGTCTTGGAACCTTCGCCACGTTTAGTTGTGGTAAAGAAGGTTCTCGCCAGCTGTATTTGTGCTGTAATATTTGTCTCTTTCATACCATCGTTTCCGATACAAAAAATCAAAG AGGATGACTTTATTGAGAATACGACCCTCGGTTACAAGGTGGGCTTTCTCATGGTGTCCACGATGCTTGTTCGCTTCAAGTACTATCACGCGTGGCTCTTTGCTGACGCCATATGCAACAATTCGGGCCTCGGCTTCAATGGTTACAATGTCGACGGCACCGCGCGCTGGGACCTGATTTCGAACGTCAACGTACTTAAGTTCGAA ACCGCGCTTAGCCTGAGGGACAGCATAGAGCAGTGGAACAAGGGTACCAATCGGTGGCTACGCATGATCGTTTACGAAAGGATCAAAACACACAGCACCATCCTCACCTACGCATTGTCCGCTCTATGGCACGGTTTTTATCCTGGCTACTACCTCACTTTCGCTGGAGGGGCGTTATTCACCTTCGCAGCGCGATCC ATACGGCGTCACGTTCGACCTTACTTCCTCGGATCGAATGCTTCCAAGCTGTTTTACGATACGCTTACTTTCGTCACAACTCGAGTTTTCATGGCTTACGTCACCTTCAGCTTCATTCTACTCGAGTTCTACCCCAGTATTAGACTGTATCT ACACATGTACCTTGCCCCGCACATTTCGGCACTGGCAGTTCTAATTCTTTTGCCGAAATTGTCGGGGCTAATGCGGCATCAGAAGATTACCACTGCTGCCGCTGCAGCTGCAGCCCCGGACATTTCTacaaaaaaacatatttcgaATGGTCACGGCGGGCCGGTTACTGAGCGCATGGCTCACGTTGCCCACCTTGCACAAAAGGCTCAGTGA